A genomic region of Aspergillus oryzae RIB40 DNA, chromosome 1 contains the following coding sequences:
- a CDS encoding uncharacterized protein (predicted protein), which translates to MLLTASKVLGITEVLDILNCILSTDKKKKGTQSTSPKSNNLVKVSCRHTLHISIPLVSESLADPQCLFEVGFAFFVPAILRARDPSFFVGEVQSLTHSSQLVADTGNQVKGKFFKDTAAIEVVRVHRNRP; encoded by the exons ATGCTTCTTACGGCAAGTAAAGTATTGGGAATTACTGAAGTACTGGATATTCTCAATTGCATACTATCTacagacaaaaagaagaaggggacccAATCAACGAGTCCAAAAAGCAACAATCTCGTCAAAGTCTCTTGTCGCCATACTCTTCACATCTCGATCCCCCTCG TTTCTGAGAGCCTTGCGGATCCGCAGTGCCTCTTTGAGGTCGgcttcgccttctttgtACCGGCCATCCTGCGTGCGCGAGATCCCTCATTCTTCGTAGGCGAGGTACAATCTCTCACCCACAGTTCCCAGCTCGTTGCAGATACTGGAAACCAAGTCAAGGGAAAGTTCTTTAAAGATACGGCTGCCATTGAAGTCGTTCGTGTCCATCGCAATAGACCCTAA
- a CDS encoding uncharacterized protein (predicted protein), with translation MASKVPQDTPDSGIIIRAPIFPEDELLEREPKYAFPPIPISDPFFGGVPRTLMPGDIAAQAANVSKDFPSVWLIKSKDNDTNRRIECKTSEFHARLIQEVVSQFVQLDPTAIAAL, from the exons ATGGCATCAAAGGTACCCCAGGACACTCCGGATTCCGGGATCATCATCCGTGCTCCGATCTTTCCAGAGGATGAACTGCTTGAGAGAGAGCCAAAATATGCATTCCCTCCTATACCCATCAGTGATCCGTTCTTCGGGGGCGTACCTAGGACTCTGATGCCTGGTGATATTGCCGCACAGGCAGCTAATGTTTCGAAAGACTTTCCGTCCGTATG GTTAAtaaaaagcaaagacaatGACACCAATCGGAGAATCGAGTGCAAGACCTCAGAGTTCCACGCTCGGCTTATCCAAGAAGTCGTGTCTCAATTTGTCCAGCTCGATCCGACTGCCATTGCGGCACTATAG
- a CDS encoding uncharacterized protein (predicted protein), with amino-acid sequence MSTSYDISVQEPVHGQNDIKNAEEAIKRFREDDDPQTVFFLNFAPEFDGMEDLHVTKYSWATKIEQTVQAQYGKEKERHAIQLSWDRASYRAKLVDYLLRTTPWCIFGVDRVKDAEKHDLTGDYHHDKEVYKGATSDWLQASLPEVPVDRLQVIVKYIAETLALGQGRLQGVQRFAVALSVESENEALNQPGKPRRTKSKSPAPCTRQKSTTNSCISRNSTRRCWTWASH; translated from the exons ATGTCCACTTCCTACGACATTTCTGTGCAAGAACCTGTCCATGGCcagaatgatatcaagaatGCGGAAGAAGCCATCAAAAGGTTCAGGGAGGATGACGACCCACAAACAGTTTTCTTCCTCAATTTTGCACCCGAATTCGATGGCATGGAAGATCTTCACGTAACGAAGTATAGCTGGGCAACAAAGATAGAACAAACTGTTCAGGCGCAGTacggcaaggagaaggaacgTCATGCTATTCAGCTCAGCTGGGACCGCGCATCCTACCGGGCTAAGCTAGTCGATTACCTTTTGAGAACCACTCCCTG GTGTATATTCGGTGTCGACAGAGTTAAAGATGCTGAGAAGCATGACCTCACCGGAGACTACCACCACGATAAAGAGGTCTACAAAGGGGCAACAAGTGATTGGCTCCAAGCCAGTCTCCCTGAGGTTCCAGTGGATCGGCTGCAGGTGATTGTGAAATACATCGCCGAGACACTTGCTCTTGGCCAAGGAAGGCTGCAAGGGGTACAACGATTCGCCGTGGCTTTATCCGTGGAAAGCGAAAATGAAGCACTGAATCAGCCAG GAAAGCCAAGGAGAACCAAGTCGAAGTCACCGGCACCCTGTACGAGGCAAAAGTCAACAACAAACTCCTGCATCAGCAGAAATTCGACCAGAAGATGTTGGACCTGGGCAAGCCACTAG
- a CDS encoding uncharacterized protein (predicted protein), giving the protein MASTIDLGKLTGASLDLEEIGLPSYESINAASADAPLPDKDVATKAVQDAKEVPSIWFVNFPTKQAAAEKKVLADFMQSVQDYRCWASLIWWRTVYSNPNIPQDGKKESVAKRSAYAAKVGVKHMKTTPWLGMNVDHDVSKDIECSTSEFHTQLLEAVLQGFVGVVPAVLQALEGILKSLAKTVEQSTTNTDSKTVVCERYEYIPEADVIRSYVRLISFTVTDSMRNVEKAKKTERRVKCTIAYNEYEAVFNRKLWDANSEQIEAEQKKAADEFRKQQTVDCPP; this is encoded by the exons ATGGCTAGCACCATCGACCTTGGTAAGCTGACTGGCGCCTCGCTGGACTTGGAGGAAATTGGTCTACCAAGCTACGAATCGATCAATGCTGCCTCCGCCGATGCTCCCCTTCCCGACAAGGATGTAGCTACAAAGGCGGTTCAGGACGCAAAGGAGGTGCCATCCATTTGGTTTGTGAACTTTCCCACAAAGCAAGCAGctgcggagaagaaagtTCTTGCGGATTTTATGCAATCCGTCCAGGACTACCGTTGCTGGGCAAGCCTTATTTGGTGGCGTACTGTCTATAGCAACCCCAACATTCCCCAGGATGGCAAGAAGGAGTCTGTAGCCAAGCGCAGTGCATACGCCGCAAAGGTTGGCGTGAAGCACATGAAAACGACACCCTG GCTCGGAATGAATGTCGACCACGATGTCAGTAAGGATATCGAATGCTCTACGAGTGAATTTCATACTCAACTCCTTGAAGCCGTACTTCAAGGATTTGTTGGTGTGGTACCTGCTGTTTTACAAGCCTTAGAAGGGATCCTAAAGTCATTGGCCAAAACGGTTGAGCAAAGCACAACAAACACAGACAGCAAGACCGTTGTCTGTGAGCGTTACGAATACATTCCTGAGGCTGATGTTATCAGGTCAT ACGTTCGACTTATTTCTTTTACTGTGACCGACTCAATGCGAAATGttgagaaagccaagaagactGAGCGCCGTGTCAAATGTACCATCGCCTACAACGAGTATGAGGCCGTATTTAACCGAAAATTGTGGGACGCGAATTCTGAGCAGATTGAAGccgaacagaagaaggcggCAGATGAGTTCCGCAAGCAACAGACTGTTGATTGCCCCCCTTGA
- a CDS encoding trypsin-like serine peptidase (predicted protein), giving the protein MKFVKGEKVIWLMGTAWLIRSDLLVTAGHNVYDWEYNLGRAREIKASLGYWGEDSVDNTVQFRYGTMVATSSGWLATKDNRINDVAFIKLDRAFDGTDTEMNLFHFKATPVSGERRMGIVGYPGDLDRGNRPYEEFKNVKYDLSQASRNMLVYEISTTKGQSGSPVLLDDYNTSIGTHVNGDFFENSASPIAGEYGNLYHAYIRAIDGHYTPVKRKDEVEYVRVTIPNDPERPYEAAEESLITVGGNVNSNILKLGSPFLGPIGGPIAALAATCVLFAGGVCESALDPEGSVSGSDITAYAHHAILAEAAIQATNRLSREALNKLNFEENVREEYSTLASQVYGIGSKLFPVLMESALRLALEAYHISESGQQSTPSAEAESLPKLGTLQYTKEGSNQDSQTEAFIDSLLQNFWPTQGEERFFDQLGSVIVNGLRTSKTIQTMAPTGLCLLSSLLAPTQSRSQSTELDIYFEDLLDRALMAEATLRAIIFAKKTVRSQTVSISEDEKKAVLQREGFYDLLKAGVQGIGRKVIESTPSVISKLQPLLMELLSPNKATKQLDIPIPGNPTQDLETNLAFARKSVRLPEGPVVQRSTRLGAVASRYGNNHNLDGPSVAFSSLS; this is encoded by the exons ATGAAATTTGTGAAGGGTGAGAAGGTTATATGGTTAATGGGCACTGCATGGTTGATCCGCTCGGACTTGCTCGTAACCGCCGGTCACAACGTCTACGATTGGGAATATAACCTTGGACGTGCTAGGGAGATTAAAGCATCACTTGGCTACTGGGGTGAAGACTCTGTGGATAACACGGTACAGTTCCGGTATGGCACTATGGTTGCAACCTCCTCAGGGTGGCTGGCAACTAAGGATAACCGAATAAATGATGTCGCCTTCATAAAGCTGGACCGTGCATTTGATGGAACTGACACCGAGATGAACCTATTCCATTTCAAAGCAACACCCGTCTCGGGAGAGCGGAGGATGGGCATCGTGGGGTATCCAGGTGACCTTGATCGAGGAAACCGGCCCTacgaagaattcaagaatgTCAAATATGATCTGTCTCAGGCGTCGAGAAATATGCTGGTATATGAAATAAGCACCACTAAGG GACAATCTGGCTCACCCGTCCTCTTGGATGACTATAACACCTCCATAGGAACGCATGTGAACGGTGACTTCTTTGAGAACAGCGCCAGTCCAATAGCCGGAGAGTACGGTAATCTTTACCATGCATATATACGGGCCATAGATGGTCATTACACACCggtaaagagaaaagacgagGTTGAGTATGTCAGGGTGACGATTCCAAATGATCCAGAAAGGCCATATGAGGCAGCTGAGGAATCATTAATAACAGTGGGTGGGAATGTTAACTCCAACATCCTGAAACTCGGATCCCCGTTTCTGGGACCGATAGGAGGCCCCATTGCTGCCCTTGCTGCTACATGCGTCCTGTTTGCTGGTGGTGTCTGTGAAAGTGCTTTGGACCCTGAGGGCAGCGTCTCAGGGTCCGATATCACGGCATATGCACACCACGCTATTCTAGCGGAGGCTGCGATTCAGGCGACAAACCGGCTAAGTCGAGAAGCTTTGAACAAACTCAACTTCGAGGAAAACGTGAGAGAAGAATACTCAACCCTGGCATCCCAAGTTTACGGTATTGGAAGCAAACTATTCCCTGTCCTCATGGAGTCAGCTCTCCGACTAGCTTTAGAAGCATACCATATATCCGAGTCTGGACAACAGTCAACCCCAAGTGCAGAAGCAGAAAGCCTGCCCAAGCTGGGAACCCTCCAGTACACCAAAGAGGGGTCAAATCAGGACAGCCAAACCGAGGCCTTCATCGATAGCCTCCTTCAGAATTTCTGGCCCAcacaaggagaagaaagattttTCGACCAACTTGGTAGTGTCATTGTGAATGGGCTACGAACTAGTAAGACTATCCAAACCATGGCCCCAACAGGCCTCTGCCTTTTGAGCTCGTTACTGGCGCCTACTCAATCGCGGTCTCAGAGTACGGAATTGGACATTTACTTTGAGGACTTGCTGGACCGGGCTCTCATGGCTGAGGCCACATTGAGAGCAATCATTTTCGCAAAGAAAACAGTTCGCAGCCAGACCGTGAGTATATcagaggacgagaagaaggctgtACTCCAGCGAGAAGGCTTCTACGATCTGCTCAAAGCTGGAGTGCAGGGAATCGGCAGGAAGGTGATCGAGAGTACACCTTCCGTCATCAGCAAGCTGCAACCCCTGTTAATGGAACTGTTGAGCCCAAACAAGGCTACTAAGCAGTTGGACATTCCTATTCCCGGTAATCCTACCCAAGATCTCGAAACAAACCTAGCCTTCGCGCGAAAAAGCGTAAGATTACCCGAAGGCCCTGTTGTTCAAAGGTCCACTAGACTGGGAGCCGTGGCGTCAAGGTACGGGAATAATCACAACCTTGACGGTCCATCTGTGGCATTCTCTTCCCTGTCCTAA
- a CDS encoding Zn(II)2Cys6 transcription factor (predicted protein) translates to MTKQRRSSSKRSRSGCITCKLRHIKCDESKPTCLQCQQSDHKCEGYDNASQSQLRRRIEAVQNVSRRPPLSGDHRIILRPETREERRWADFFQAKTAVAFSGFFDSMLWSYLIPQISEGEPTIRHAVVAIGAIHARYQMAADQPLADPSSTTQFVLQQYNKAIRHLIDRMSTIDSQNWEITLTTCCLFACLEILRGNKTEALDHIDAGLKMLYQHEQEGGATGRTTELYKELRRLYSKFNLEASFMGRTLYPLETTSQDVATSELALTNLSHARSYLDNLMNKGLAFIRAVDLDRKPRDSLLQQRLELEQLKLCYEFDNWLVGLNKLIQRMGPWIQQVDQRASLILKIYHHTSLIWVKTVLAGDENVFDLYISDFDAVVSYAGKVIQLTVEIDKRTNNQSMFCLEGEVIGPLYYAAIKCRNPAIRRKAIDLLLRYGKIEGMWNARRYAAVANLVMEVEESACSGVIESERDVDLHARVYESLQPEVMERNPCQVLLLFKPDGVDSDFQQRMEFAFL, encoded by the exons ATGACAAAACAGAGAAGGTCTAGCAGTAAAAGGTCTCGGAGTGGCTGCATTACCTGCAA GCTCCGGCACATCAAGTGCGACGAGTCAAAGCCCACATGTCTCCAATGTCAGCAATCTGACCACAAATGCGAGGGCTACGATAACGCATCTCAATCCCAACTACGCCGGAGAATCGAAGCCGTGCAAAATGTGTCGCGCAGGCCTCCCCTTAGTGGGGATCATCGCATTATTCTCCGCCCCGAGACCCGAGAGGAGCGTCGGTGGGCGGACTTCTTCCAAGCTAAGACGGCAGTGGCTTTCTCGGGATTCTTTGACTCCATGCTCTGGTCATATTTGATTCCGCAGATCAGTGAGGGAGAGCCGACCATTCGCCACGCCGTGGTCGCCATCGGTGCCATCCATGCGCGGTACCAAATGGCGGCGGATCAACCACTAGCCGatccctcctccacaacccaGTTTGTTTTGCAGCAATACAATAAAGCCATTCGACATTTGATAGACCGTATGTCTACAATTGATAGCCAGAACTGGGAGATAACATTGACCACCTGCTgtctttttgcttgtttggAAATCCTGCGGGGGAACAAAACAGAAGCACTAGATCATATAGACGCCGGGCTGAAGATGCTCTACCAACATGAACAGGAAGGGGGCGCAACAGGTCGCACCACAGAATTGTATAAGGAACTACGCCGGTTGTACTCCAAATTCAATTTGGAGGCTTCGTTCATGGGTCGCACCTTATATCCCTTAGAAACCACGTCCCAGGATGTTGCAACGAGCGAGTTGGCATTAACTAATCTCTCCCACGCCAGAAGCTACCTCGACAACTTGATGAACAAAGGGCTCGCTTTCATCCGAGCTGTCGACCTGGACAGAAAGCCCCGCGATTCACTACTGCAACAGAGATTAGAATTAGAACAGTTAAAGCTCTGTTATGAGTTTGATAACTGGCTAGTGGGCCTGAACAAGCTGATCCAGAGGATGGGCCCATGGATCCAGCAAGTTGACCAACGTGCATCTCTCATTCTTAAGATTTACCATCACACCTCGTTGATTTGGGTAAAAACAGTTCTGGCAGGCGATGAAAATGTCTTTGATCTTTATATTTCTGATTTCGATGCGGTTGTTAGCTATGCGGGAAAAGTAATCCAGCTCACCGTGGAAATTGACAAACGGACTAATAACCAATCGATGTTTTGTcttgaaggagaagttaTTGGACCCCTCTACTATGCAGCCATTAAATGCCGCAACCCTGCCATTCGACGAAAAGCCATCGATCTTCTACTCCGCTATGGAAAGATAGAGGGCATGTGGAACGCGAGGCGGTATGCAGCAGTAGCGAATTTAGTGAtggaggtcgaggagagTGCATGTTCGGGAGTCATAGAGAGTGAACGGGATGTGGATCTTCATGCTCGTGTTTACGAGTCTCTTCAGCCTGAAGTTATGGAGAGAAATCCTTGCCAGGTCCTGTTGTTGTTCAAGCCGGATGGGGTAGACTCTGATTTTCAGCAGCGCATGGAATTT GCTTTCCTTTAG
- a CDS encoding serine hydrolase domain-containing protein (predicted protein) — translation MRYPHFILLCTLSPLALGKLCPIQGPAFPAPKDVASSSSFTQAKNQLLSTLDKAVHASNASEVTGIDPDSISFSLQVFNTKSDQPLLEYYHTAPSIRNSTVGVREVDADTVFRIASVSKLWTVLMLLIEKGDASLSEPVAKYVPELRDAAKELSHNATMRDDEIDHLRWDEVTIGELASHMTGVIREYASIDIAALSASTPGGFPTLPKSDIPPCGTKVACTRSEFFDGILKSHPILHTSSTPIYSNPSFQILGYALEAMTNQTYKSLLQRDLIKPLGLSRSSYDKPEDDTAIIPGPAMSSFYGVDAGGETAAGGLYSSTKDMSIVGRAILNSTLLRPSLTRRWMKPRAHTSSLEVSVGAPWEIFTLTNPRLIDLYTKQGDLGMYSSMLALSPEHDVGFTILAAGESTTEAVTLITDLTINTLIPALEDAAREEANTQFAGEYSSANASIKITTDDQPGLKVTEWTNESVDVRQLLVSKLGLQNASDLSVRLYPSGLKAPGRVGFRAVFQDNSEGDSGIGPVTRACTTWSSVDSIIYGNVGADEFVFGVDGSGRAVSISPRALRVEIPRVEA, via the exons ATGCGCTATCCACACTTTATCCTTCTTTGTACATTATCCCCTCTTGCCCTGGGAAAATTATGTCCAATCCAAGGACCTGCCTTCCCAGCCCCTAAGGATGTTGCCAGCAGTTCATCTTTCACACAGGCCAAGAACCAGCTGCTCAGTACACTCGACAAGGCAGTCCACGCATCAAATGCAAGTGAAGTAACAGGAATTGACCCGGACTCAATCTCGTTTAGTCTCCAGGTCTTCAACACAAAAAGCGATCAGCCACTGCTTGAATACTACCATACCGCACCCTCCATTCGGAATAGCACGGTGGGAGTGAGAGAGGTTGACGCAGACACTGTATTCAGAATCGCCAGTGTATCGAAGCTATGGACGGTCTTGATGCTTCTGATTGAGAAGGGTGATGCGTCCTTGAGCGAGCCTGTTGCGAAATACGTCCCAGAGCTGCGAGATGCCGCAAAAGAGCTCAGCCATAATGCTACCATGCGAGATGATGAGATTGATCACCTCCGCTGGGATGAAGTTACGATAGGGGAGTTGGCAAGTCATATGACTGGGGTTATCAGAGAAT ATGCATCTATCGACATCGCAGCTCTCTCCGCCTCGACACCCGGAGGATTCCCTACGCTTCCGAAGTCTGATATCCCGCCATGTGGTACCAAAGTCGCATGCACTCGGTCTG AATTCTTCGACGGCATCCTAAAAAGCCACCCGATACTGCACACTAGCTCGACCCCTATCTACTCTAACCCCAGCTTCCAGATCCTCGGGTATGCCCTCGAAGCCATGACAAACCAAACCTACAAGTCTCTCCTACAAAGGGACTTGATAAAGCCCCTTGGCTTATCACGATCGAGCTACGACAAGCCAGAAGATGATACAGCCATCATCCCAGGACCCGCCATGAGCAGCTTTTACGGCGTAGATGCCGGTGGCGAGACTGC TGCGGGCGGCCTCTACTCCTCAACGAAAGACATGTCAATCGTCGGCCGAGCAATCCTGAACAGCACTCTCCTCCGTCCCTCCTTAACCAGGCGATGGATGAAGCCCCGCGCCCACACATCAAGTCTTGAGGTCTCCGTCGGGGCTCCATGGGAAATTTTCACATTGACCAACCCCCGTCTAATCGACCTATATACCAAGCAAGGTGATCTGGGAATGTACTCCTCCATGCTTGCCCTATCCCCAGAACACGACGTCGGCTTCACAATCCTCGCCGCCGGAGAATCAACCACCGAAGCCGTCACCCTCATAACAGACCTTACCATCAATACCCTCATCCCCGCCCTCGAAGACGCAGCCAGAGAAGAGGCCAATACACAGTTCGCAGGCGAGTACTCTTCCGCCAATGCGTCCATCAAAATCACTACCGATGACCAACCCGGTTTGAAGGTTACCGAATGGACCAACGAGTCCGTGGATGTAAGGCAGCTCTTAGTTTCTAAGCTGGGGTTGCAGAATGCCTCGGATCTCAGTGTTCGTTTGTATCCCTCTGGACTTAAGGCACCAGGGCGAGTTGGCTTCCGGGCTGTCTTCCAGGATAATTCCGAGGGGGATTCAGGGATTGGGCCTGTGACGCGGGCTTGCACCACTTGGAGTTCTGTTGATAGTATTATTTATGGGAATGTGGGTGCTGATGAGTTTGTatttggggttgatgggAGTGGGAGAGCTGTGAGTATTTCTCCTAGGGCTTTGCGTGTTGAGATCCCTAGGGTTGAGGCATAG
- a CDS encoding glycoside hydrolase family 95 protein (predicted protein), with amino-acid sequence MTSFGKVAPLRSTMTEILSEVRDEIWKKGTGNDSRLHGDTDGYGSFHSLANLTIAIDGIDKVSDYTRSLDLGTGIHTTTYSTGKGKYTTDVYCSYPAQVCIYKLNSTATLSKVTIYFDQLVEESSLWNATCDSDFARLRGVTQEGPPRGMTYDTIARSSIPGRCDSSTGKLAINARNSSSLTIVIGAGTDFDGTKGTAATDYTFKGEDPAEYVEKITSSALSQSESKLRTEHIEDYSGLMSAFTLDLPDTQDSTGTELSTLITNYNANKTDGDPYLEKLLFDYGRHLFISSSRANSLPPNLQGVWSPTKNAAWSGDYHANINLQMNLWGAEATGLGELTVAVFNYMEQNWMPRGAETAELLYGGAGWVTHDEMNIFGHTGSLVVNPCTSPEQGPTTFGCTHWQQLIHQVYENAIQGAEIAGETDSTLLKDIKDQLPRLDKGLHIGTWGQIKEWKLPDSYDYEKEGNEHRHLSHLVGWYPGWSLSSYFNGYNNATIQSAVNTSLISRGVGLYTNAGWEKVWRSACWARLNNTEKAHYELRLTIDQNIGQSGLSLYSGGDTPSGAFQIDANFGYLGAVLSMLVVDMPLDSTHSEDDVRTVVLGPAIPAAWAGGSVKGLRLRGGGSVDFSWDSEGLVDKASATGVSSNVRIVNVEGTVLV; translated from the exons ATGACGAGCTTTGGGAAGGTGGCCCCTTTGAGGTCAAC TATGACGGAGATCCTATCCGAGGTTCGGGACGAGATCTGGAAGAAAGGAACTGGCA ACGATTCACGGCTGCACGGAGACACAGACGGCTATGGATCCTTCCATTCATTAGCCAATCTTACCATTGCGATAGATGGAATTGACAAAGTGAGCGACTATACTCGGTCCCTGGATCTCGGCACCGGTATTCATACGACAACCTACTCGACAGGCAAGGGAAAGTATACTACAGACGTCTACTGTAGCTACCCTGCTCAAGTCTGTATCTACAAGTTAAACTCCACAGCAACTTTGTCTAAGGTTACTATTTACTTCGATCAACTTGTCGAGGAAAGCTCACTTTGGAATGCCACCTGCGACTCGGACTTCGCTCGTCTCCGAGGTGTCACACAGGAAGGACCTCCGCGTGGAATGACATATGATACGATTGCGCGAAGCTCTATTCCTGGTAGATGCGACAGTTCAACCGGAAAACTAGCTATCAACGCCAGAAATAGCTCGTCTCTGACGATTGTAATCGGTGCGGGAACGGACTTCGACGGGACTAAGGGAACTGCGGCGACCGATTACACTTTCAAGGGGGAGGATCCAGCAGAATATGTCGAGAAAATCACATCCTCAGCCTTGTCACAATCAGAATCAAAACTGAGGACAGAACACATTGAGGACTACAGCGGCTTGATGAGTGCTTTTACCTTGGATCTGCCAGATACCCAGGACTCCACCGGCACAGAGCTCTCCACTCTTATAACCAACTATAACGCCAACAAGACGGACGGAGATCCATActtggagaagctccttTTCGATTATGGTCGCCACTTGTTCATCTCTTCATCACGCGCGAACAGTCTCCCCCCAAATCTTCAGGGGGTATGGAGTCCCACGAAGAATGCAGCCTGGAGCGGCGATTATCATGCAAACATCAACCTCCAAATGAACCTTTGGGGAGCCGAAGCGACAGGACTAGGCGAACTGACAGTTGCTGTCTTCAATTACATGGAACAGAACTGGATGCCGCGTGGTGCTGAAACCGCCGAACTTCTTTACGGCGGTGCTGGTTGGGTTACTCACGATGAGATGAACATATTCGGACACACTGG CTCTCTCGTTGTTAACCCTTGTACCTCCCCCGAGCAAGGACCAACCACCTTCGGCTGCACGCACTGGCAACAGCTCATTCACCAAGTGTACGAGAACGCCATCCAAGGCGCAGAGATCGCGGGCGAAACAGACTCCACCCTTCTGAAAGACATCAAAGACCAACTCCCCCGCCTCGACAAAGGCCTCCACATCGGCACCTGGGGCCAAATCAAGGAATGGAAACTGCCCGACAGCTACGATTACGAAAAAGAGGGTAACGAGCATCGCCATCTCTCTCATCTCGTTGGCTGGTACCCGGGCTGGTCTCTATCCTCGTACTTCAACGGTTACAACAACGCTACGATCCAGTCCGCAGTTAACACCTCCCTTATCAGCCGTGGCGTGGGCTTATACACGAACGCCGGATGGGAGAAAGTATGGCGGTCCGCCTGCTGGGCTCGTCTCAATAACACGGAAAAAGCTCACTATGAACTCCGCTTGACTATTGACCAGAACATTGGCCAAAGTGGACTGTCCCTCTATAGTGGTGGTGATACTCCGTCTGGTGCCTTCCAGATCGATGCTAACTTTGGGTATCTGGGGGCTGTGTTGAGTATGTTGGTTGTTGATATGCCGCTTGACAGTACCCAttccgaggatgatgttcGGACGGTTGTTCTGGGTCCGGCTATTCCTGCTGCTTGGGCTGGTGGTAGTGTTAAGGGACTTCGACTTCGCGGTGGTGGAAGTGTTGACTTTTCTTGGGATAGTGAGGGGTTGGTGGATAAGGCGAGTGCGACGGGGGTATCGAGTAATGTCCGTATTGTTAATGTTGAGGGGACTGTgcttgtttga